AAGTTCTTGTTGACCTTTTCGTATGAATGTcatgcttgtgtgtgtgtgtgttggtgtctGTGATGTGCGGCGAGTAGTTATGTGGGTCTGCATTTTTGAGTTTTTCTTCGTGTGGTTATGCCTGTATTTTGTATGTAACGGAGTGTGCCGAGTGCTCAGGCCGTttcgtacacgcacacgcacacacacacacacacatacacacacccacgtacgCCAACacagaaaaagggggagaacgaTGCAACAACGGAAGGTAAATGAACCAACGAACATATACTGAGCCTAGAGCGATCAGTGAGCCAAAGCATACAAAGAACGGAAAGGAGTTGCAAAGCAGGGCAGGGGGCTCTAATTCAAATGCACGGGAAAAAACAaatatacacacacacacacacacacccacgcacgctTCAAACAAGCACATCTCCGCACCTAACCgattcccccctcccccaaagaACGttagaaggaaaaaaaaatagtGTCAAATGGAAAatgagaaaagggagaacgACAAGCTGTTGAGCATACCACCGCCAAGAAGCagaaagcgaagaaaaaagcacacagcacaagaagagagagagaggctaaTTAGTGCATGTAATgagcttcttcttttttttttcccgttcCTTCCTTCTGTTTCTTAGGATCTGTCTTGTGGAGGTATTTGTGACGCGGCAGTGTTGGCAGCGAAGAAGCAAAATCAGTGACGATGAGGGCGACGTGcattttcttttcatttttgGTGTCGTCTTCGTGACCATGATGCGCAGTTGCTTCTCAGAAAACAAATGATGAGCGGAGGCGATTTATCTATCAATGCTTGGTGAGGGCAAGTTGATGAAACCAAGGAGGGTGAATGCACGCAGCtaagagaggtggtggcgctctTTGCAaatccttttctcttttcacgcacacactctcaGAAGAGTGAACCAatcaagagggagaggacaTGCCGTAATAGTAATCAGCGGCTTCCACCGTCATCCCAGTCAAATGAATCAAGACTGGGCCACGGTCACCGTGAAATGCACCGAATGCTCCTCTTCATCTTGGATGTGATGTAACTCttccgcctctttttttcttcgttaCATTATTGCTGGGCATGGCACGTCCATGCACCTCTTACTGTTCCTGGGTTATGAAGACCTTTCCCGATctagctctctctctctcttgaccAGCTCTTTGAGCTTTCCCACAGTTCTCACCACTTTCTCGCCAATCCTCCCCTCTCAACACATCCACCATGGCCAAGGGTAAGCGCTCCGCTGACGCCAAGGGCAGCCAGAAGCGCcagaagaaggtgctgcgcgacaacATTCGTGGCATCACGCGCGGCTGCGTCCGCCGCATGGCGCGCCGTGGTGGCGTGAAGCGCATCTCGGGCGACCTctacgaggaggtgcgccgcgtgctgAAGGCCTACGTGGAGGACattgtgcgctgcagcacggcctATACCGAGTACGCGCGTAAGAAGACAGTAACGGCGGCCGATGTCGTGAatgcgctgcgcaagcgTGGCCACATCCTGTACGGCTACGCTTAAACAAAGCCAAGTCAGCGCTTTTTTTGTCTTCCTGTGGAAATTCTTTTTTCGCGTATGGTGcacttcccccttccccccttctctctcttctgcttctccctcctacCTTACGCCCCCTCTACCTAGTTGCTCAACTCAAACGGagcccccccttcccctcacatacacacacacgttaCAAGGGGAGGACGCATACGTGAGGCTATGTAGAGGTGGGACGGGGTGAGTCGTGAGGGGGGATGGGAGAGTGGCATGTTTAGAGCGGGCCTATCCTGGGTGTGAATCTTCAAGTGCACGCACTACTACTCCATAGATGCACttgtctttccccttctgcctcttccccccttttttctgtttgctctttccttcgtttATCTTCCGTCGCTTTCTTCGTGTCGACCGTTTGTTTTTGGCTTGTTCGATGCCCCATCCATTACCATCTCTCTGTCTGCGGGCATACAGGCATCTTCACACAGTTGCGAGAGTCGGAGGGGGATGCAGACAAAGAATACAATCAAACACATCTGCGTGGAGGTGTTCATCGTCGCCCAGTTTGCATTTTCTGATGGAAGACGCGCgtagaagagagggagcgagatAAGAGTGCCattggagagagaagccaggTTGTGTACGATGGTTTTCGATCACCTCAGAGCCGGAGGAGCGCGGTCGGATGTCGTCTTCGATGGTACTCTTTGACTTCGCTTGTGgggcttctctctgtgcacaGGCACGGACTTTCGTGCCTTTCCACTTGATGGCGAGTGCTTTGTACACCGCCATCACCCCGCCACGCGGGGCAGAGGCCTCCGGTGACCTGGACACAATCTATTATCAtgtttcccctctctgtgctctaTCTTGAGTATCAGTGTCCTCACGACGCTTCTTTACTTTCCGAGATCCTTCGCCTTTTTCATTATTTCTTTGCCCTCACTGTTTCTGTCGCTTTCGCTCTGAGCCTCTGTTTCTCGCGTCAGCTTTCGTGAGCAGAAGGGCACGTGCGCTTTGGAGTTGCAGCTCAAATCGTGGGAACCCTCAAACCCTAACAGGAATACAGgtaaagaggaaggggatgGTGCACGACCCCACGTACCTGTATCACTACACGCACAAATACTTTTCTATACGCACGTACAGGCatgaccaccaccaccgccactggtgTAAATGCTCTGCATGATGTacttccaccgctgccgccacaaGTGGGGGTGACCGGATCCGCCCTTGCACTTGATCGAAAGGTTCTCCAGGCATTGTTCGCGTCACTGCGCATGTCGATCCCACAAGATGTTCAGCGACGCCTCCTCTGCAACTCCGCAGAGGAGCTTCAGTTTATCATtgcacggcagccgcggtTGAGTGCCTTTCACCATCGTCGGCGCGAGTCGCTACGGCACCCCGCTCTCGCCATGGCAACAAAGAATTACTACCGTGAATGCCGGCGTCGACGACTCGAGCTACAGCTACAGCCGACAGCAACCATGGAGGGCCAGTCACTATCTCAAGCGACCGGCTCACCTGTTGGCCAGGTTCGCAGCGGGGTGCGTTCTGCGCAGCGTGAGTCGGCATTGGTGGACCTCCTTTTTTCGGAGTATGCCCAACAGTCTGCTGGCTACGCCAAGGACCAGGACCGCCAGGGCGATCACTACGGCACCAATACCAGCAACGGAACatccggcagcggcggattTGCTGCCTCGCGCACCAGTTTGTCACTCAGCACTTACACAGCCTCTGCTCCCTCCCGGATGCTGGGCAGAGTCATCAGCGAGGCGGACTACGAGGCGAGTCTGCAATTACCTACAACACCGCGCGGTGACCATGCCGTGGACTTCAGCAGCACGTTGGCGAGCAACAGGAGCGGTATCCTGTTGCACCGCCCTTTGTCTCTGAGGTACCCCAAAAGCAGCAACGAGGAGAGCGCCTCAGCCTTCTCTGACGGCCTCAACACTGCCTCGTTCACCCGCTTTGGCTTGAGTGCCACAGGAATCGAGAACGCCGaaagcggtggcggcgcgcgtgtgcggggGATGGGCATGGGCGTCTCTACTGCCTCTACGGCAGACGGGGCCCGTTTCTTCGCACGGCGGAtaggcaacaacaacaacgctgCCGTTCATCGTGGTGGtagcggcggctgcggtggtggtgacaggtTTGCCCCCAGCTGGACAGGGGAGatgcgcgtgctgctgcagcgccgcatggaggaggagctggagacTGGGACGGGCAACGACCCGTATCTTTTCATCTCCGCACGGCCTGTCGAGCACCTGCTCTGCTGCTACGGCGGTTTCTCACGAGACCCAGTGGCCATGGCGCTTGGCGCGGCATCACTGGTGGAGTgtgacaacaacaacacggcCGACACGGACCCGTTCTTCAACGCTATAGTGGAGGAGGACCTGCGGTGGGATCAGCTGGCGGAGTGCCAGCGTCAGCTCTTGCGAGCGGCGTGCGGGCCGTGTCGagcggcggccaccgctgTAGCCAGTGACCCCCTCGTGAACGACGTTATTCGCCGCTTCTGGGACCGGCTGACGGTCTCCACAGCTGCTCAGCACGCCCACATGACTCAGGAGGCACGCAAgtcacgcgcagctgcagacgctGCTATTGCAGCCGCAGCCTCTGCGCGGAGCGGGCGGCGCAACGGAGAggcggacgaggacgacTTGAACGAAATCTCAGAGAGCGAcgacagggggagggaggatgCTGTGGCTGgaggcaccggcagcggtggtggggatgTTAGCCGCAGAGGTGCCTCTGCCGTCTCCATTAGTCGTACGAATCGGAAAGCATC
This DNA window, taken from Leishmania panamensis strain MHOM/PA/94/PSC-1 chromosome 34 sequence, encodes the following:
- a CDS encoding histone H4 (TriTrypDB/GeneDB-style sysID: LpmP.34.1180); protein product: MAKGKRSADAKGSQKRQKKVLRDNIRGITRGCVRRMARRGGVKRISGDLYEEVRRVLKAYVEDIVRCSTAYTEYARKKTVTAADVVNALRKRGHILYGYA